The Anaerolineales bacterium region CATGAGGTAAATAACATGACCTACATCCCCATCTCCCCTCACGAACGCGACGAAATGCTGGCGACCGTCGGCGTCAAGTCGCTCGATGACTTGTTCACAGCCATCCCCGCCAAACACCGCTTCCCGAAATTGAATCTCCCCCCCGCGTGGACCGAAATGGACGCGCTCGAAGAATTGACCAACATCGCCAACGCCAACGAAAACGTGCACGGCGACCTCATCTCCTTCCTCGGCGCGGGCATGTATCACCATTACATCCCGTCGGTCGTTGACCACATGCTCAGGCGCGGCGAATTTTACACGGCGTACACTCCGTACCAGCCTGAGATTTCGCAAGGCACACTGCAAGCCGTCTTTGAATATCAATCATTGATGGCAGCGCTGACAGGCATGGAAGTCTCGAACGCTTCGCACTACGACGGCGCGACCGCCACCGCCGAAGCCGTAAACCTTGCGTTCGCACAGTATCGCGGCAAACGTCGCAAGGTGGTCATCTCGCCCACGGTTCATCCGCAATATCGCGCGGTGATTCGCACGTACACACAAGGCATGGACATCCAACTCGTCGGCGATGCGGCGGATGCAGAACTCGATTCGGACCCCAGCGACCTGCTCGCACACGTGGACGATAACACCTGCCTCGTCATCGTGCAGTATCCCGACTTCTTCGGGCGCGTGTACGATTACACAAAATTCATTGACGACGTTCACGCCAAAGGTGCGCTAGTTTGTGTCGTGGCGAATCCGACTGCCCTCGCAATGTTCAAGACTCCCGCCTCGATGGGCGCGGACATTGTCGTCGGCGATGGGCAACCGCTGGGCATCCCGATGTGGTTCGGCGGACCCAGCGTCGGGTTTTTCACGACGCGCAAGCAATACGTCCACAAGATGGCGGGACGACTCGTCGGCGAAACGGTGGACAGCAAAGGTCAACGCTCCTACGTGCTCACGCT contains the following coding sequences:
- the gcvPA gene encoding aminomethyl-transferring glycine dehydrogenase subunit GcvPA; translation: MTYIPISPHERDEMLATVGVKSLDDLFTAIPAKHRFPKLNLPPAWTEMDALEELTNIANANENVHGDLISFLGAGMYHHYIPSVVDHMLRRGEFYTAYTPYQPEISQGTLQAVFEYQSLMAALTGMEVSNASHYDGATATAEAVNLAFAQYRGKRRKVVISPTVHPQYRAVIRTYTQGMDIQLVGDAADAELDSDPSDLLAHVDDNTCLVIVQYPDFFGRVYDYTKFIDDVHAKGALVCVVANPTALAMFKTPASMGADIVVGDGQPLGIPMWFGGPSVGFFTTRKQYVHKMAGRLVGETVDSKGQRSYVLTLTAREQHIKRERATSNICTNQGLIALGTAVYLSLLGKSGLRQVAELCYQKAHYAAKALSKINGYSLAHNEPFFHEFTLVCPKPVAEINAHLLEHGILGGYDLGQDYPSLANHMLVAVTEMNSKEEIDTLVEVLSEVDHG